A region from the Rufibacter sp. DG15C genome encodes:
- a CDS encoding RNA polymerase sigma-70 factor: protein MGSPVPNPDQDLHHLLKTNEALFMETLFKQYYGLLCRTAVRFTKDTEAAEDLVQEVFCKIWQNREVLEVTTSYKAYLVRSVTNQSLNYLEKQKRMVLTEDTSPFEEAFSANTTMDLVEGSEMEIKVQQALAVLPPQCRLVFEMSRFEELTYKEIAESLQISPKTVENQMGKALRILRERLLSLLLLAFFIGV from the coding sequence ATGGGTTCTCCTGTTCCAAACCCAGACCAAGACTTACACCACCTGCTCAAAACCAATGAGGCTTTGTTCATGGAGACGCTATTCAAGCAATACTACGGTTTGCTTTGCCGTACTGCTGTGCGCTTCACTAAAGACACAGAAGCCGCAGAGGACCTGGTGCAGGAAGTGTTCTGTAAAATCTGGCAGAACCGCGAAGTCCTAGAGGTCACTACCTCTTATAAAGCCTACCTGGTACGGTCAGTCACCAACCAATCCTTAAACTACCTAGAAAAGCAGAAACGAATGGTGCTGACCGAAGACACTTCACCTTTTGAGGAGGCATTCTCGGCTAATACCACCATGGACTTGGTGGAAGGCTCTGAGATGGAAATCAAAGTGCAGCAGGCGTTGGCCGTATTGCCACCGCAATGCCGCCTGGTCTTTGAAATGTCTCGTTTTGAGGAATTGACCTATAAAGAAATTGCCGAATCACTGCAGATTTCGCCTAAAACCGTAGAAAACCAAATGGGGAAAGCCCTCAGGATTCTTCGGGAGCGGCTGTTGAGTTTGCTGTTATTGGCTTTTTTCATTGGCGTATAA
- a CDS encoding FecR domain-containing protein — MTHTTPVTHENPEWVLMAKALRGELSDEEQIAFAAWLGQEEAHAIQWAEATEAWQKVGTAQNQNFEPNVAMAWDKFCAKAELNPPTLAAAQPQEAVVRPMFNWGSLTKYAALFVLAAGLAWLGYTQFGSSESWSQVATLTGERKVFYLPDSSKVVLNENSTLRYQAAFKGDERIVELTGEGFFDVKRNPKQPFLINSNQTQTKVLGTSFNVKALKEAKEVIVTVATGKVSFASLVTDKKVILTPGFTGRIQSNGSVEKTKTVGDLATSWQTIQFESASLSDIESTLENYFNIDITLANKGLQACTFTGTFLHPELKEVLAVLAASNGFAISQTSPNNYLISGQGCQ; from the coding sequence ATGACACACACCACACCTGTCACCCATGAAAACCCAGAATGGGTCTTAATGGCGAAAGCCCTTCGCGGAGAGCTGTCTGATGAGGAACAAATAGCCTTCGCCGCCTGGCTTGGCCAAGAGGAGGCGCATGCCATCCAATGGGCAGAAGCTACGGAGGCTTGGCAAAAAGTAGGCACCGCCCAGAACCAAAACTTTGAGCCAAACGTGGCAATGGCCTGGGATAAATTCTGTGCAAAAGCGGAATTGAACCCACCTACCCTTGCTGCTGCTCAACCACAAGAAGCTGTTGTGCGTCCAATGTTTAATTGGGGAAGCCTTACCAAATATGCGGCATTGTTTGTTTTAGCAGCGGGCCTTGCCTGGCTAGGATACACCCAGTTTGGTTCTTCTGAATCTTGGTCGCAAGTAGCCACCCTTACTGGTGAAAGAAAAGTATTCTACCTGCCAGATAGTAGCAAAGTGGTCTTGAACGAGAATTCAACGTTACGCTACCAGGCAGCTTTCAAAGGTGATGAACGTATAGTTGAACTTACTGGTGAAGGCTTTTTTGACGTAAAGAGAAACCCAAAACAACCCTTCCTCATCAATAGCAACCAAACCCAAACCAAGGTATTAGGGACCTCTTTTAATGTAAAAGCCTTAAAAGAAGCTAAAGAGGTAATAGTGACTGTTGCCACGGGTAAAGTGTCATTCGCTTCGTTAGTCACTGACAAGAAAGTGATTTTGACGCCTGGCTTTACGGGTAGAATTCAGTCAAATGGTAGTGTGGAGAAAACAAAAACCGTTGGTGACTTAGCCACTTCTTGGCAAACCATCCAGTTTGAAAGTGCGTCTCTATCAGACATTGAATCAACTCTAGAGAATTACTTCAACATTGACATTACGCTTGCCAACAAAGGCTTACAGGCATGTACCTTTACAGGCACTTTCCTCCATCCTGAATTGAAGGAGGTTTTGGCGGTACTGGCTGCCTCTAACGGTTTTGCCATTTCACAAACTTCGCCTAATAATTACCTAATCTCTGGCCAAGGCTGTCAATAA
- a CDS encoding head GIN domain-containing protein yields the protein MREEVRDVPYFTGVDMRIPGKVFIQQGPQHVTVETYQNISKEIKVEVVGKTLVINSASCLEYMDEEAKIFVNMPDVESVELKSSGQVYVKSVPTSSKLRVSLSGSGLIDYSGNLKEMYLLHSGSGDIDLFGSTSYLETTHSGSGRIRGFSMASDTAKTTLTGSGYQQVWVKDHFDVIITGSGNVYYTGQPLYLSIYTTSSGKLIDSNK from the coding sequence ATGAGGGAAGAAGTACGGGACGTGCCTTATTTTACTGGGGTGGACATGCGCATTCCTGGCAAGGTGTTCATTCAACAGGGACCTCAACATGTGACGGTAGAGACTTACCAAAACATTAGCAAAGAGATAAAGGTGGAGGTAGTAGGCAAGACATTGGTCATCAACTCTGCCTCCTGTTTAGAATACATGGATGAAGAGGCCAAAATCTTTGTGAACATGCCAGATGTGGAGAGCGTTGAGCTTAAAAGCTCTGGCCAGGTATATGTTAAGTCTGTTCCTACATCCTCTAAGTTAAGAGTTAGCCTTTCTGGTTCTGGTTTAATAGACTACTCTGGTAACCTCAAGGAGATGTACTTATTGCACTCTGGTTCTGGTGATATTGACTTGTTTGGAAGCACTTCTTACTTAGAAACCACCCACAGCGGATCCGGCCGAATAAGAGGATTCTCCATGGCAAGTGACACGGCAAAAACCACTTTAACCGGTTCTGGTTATCAGCAGGTTTGGGTGAAGGATCACTTTGACGTAATAATCACAGGAAGTGGAAATGTTTACTATACAGGCCAACCCCTTTACCTCTCTATCTACACCACCAGTTCGGGCAAATTGATAGACAGCAATAAGTAG
- a CDS encoding carboxypeptidase regulatory-like domain-containing protein yields MFWLLLLLIGEDVAGQALETGTPKKISFQYSRVPLSKVLQDLEDRYKLHFSYSNEQVDLSTLVTCNSNPVNVDKALRQLTSCLNLTYQIIGDQVVLRQDVEALANSTPKPYTQSIRGKVLDAAIQTPLVGATVILASETPIRVVSTRDDGSFLIPKVGIGRHILRISYIGYQEAEISNLLVVAGKEAVVTATLEESLTPGMEIVIEAESDKSLPQNQLIVSSVHTLRTDEINRFAGSRQDPSRMAANYAGVLNASDQRNDLIVRGNSPLGVLWRLEGVEIPNPNHFTFTPNSGGAFSLLNNNLLASSDFLTGAFPAEYGNRIGAVMDVKMRTGNNQKFENTLQIGLNGLEIVTEGPLSRQWGGSFLGSMRLFTFQPLEKLGIDIGFNGLPKYQDGSFKIEMPTPKAGTFTLWGIGGTSNITVMDFDPDTTTWGKVRFRTEPTLTNRMYASGLRHIYTLTPKTISELIFSSSGSQVEATTTATFRNRTTRLSYYLRNYEQQYITRWNLTHKFSQKLLFKTGASWQKMYYNNQEIVYYDLRDAYEIPLDAQGSAAIWQGYMQSRYSFSPMFDVQVGLHSQLFSIGGKWSLEPRISANYYITDAHRVYVAAGLHSQTQPLVYYEYKFFDPSGERFNQPYNKLDFTRSSQVVAGYNYSINTAWRFKTEAYYQKHYHVPISKRAGEEAFSMVNQGTEYSFVTVDSVVSEGYGRNYGLELTLERFLKKGFYALGNLTLMQSRFTGGDGKERPTTFSVGYISNVLLGKEFQLDLEKRHLLSLDLRINFSGGRRYIPIDEERTINEPTDRLHYDVANAYLPQLKDYFRADVRLSYQLNTQKTTHWIFAAADNFLNTRNELYYSWDLEENKAKIYYQLGIYPYLGYRIQF; encoded by the coding sequence ATGTTCTGGCTTCTTCTCCTGTTAATTGGGGAGGATGTTGCCGGACAAGCCTTGGAAACGGGCACTCCAAAAAAAATCAGTTTCCAGTACAGCCGGGTACCTCTATCCAAAGTCTTGCAGGATTTGGAAGACCGCTATAAGTTGCATTTCTCTTATAGCAATGAACAGGTAGATCTCTCCACTTTAGTAACGTGCAATTCCAATCCTGTTAACGTAGATAAAGCCCTAAGGCAACTCACCTCTTGTTTAAACCTTACTTACCAGATTATTGGTGACCAGGTGGTGCTTCGGCAAGACGTAGAAGCACTAGCAAACAGCACACCCAAACCCTATACTCAAAGTATCCGGGGGAAGGTACTAGATGCGGCCATTCAAACTCCATTGGTTGGCGCTACCGTAATTCTTGCTTCTGAGACACCCATCCGTGTCGTAAGCACCCGGGATGATGGCTCCTTCCTTATTCCTAAGGTGGGCATTGGCCGGCATATCTTGCGCATCTCCTATATTGGCTACCAAGAAGCTGAAATCTCCAACCTACTGGTGGTGGCAGGCAAAGAGGCCGTTGTAACGGCTACATTAGAAGAGAGCCTAACGCCCGGGATGGAAATTGTCATTGAGGCGGAAAGCGACAAATCCTTGCCTCAAAATCAATTGATAGTCTCTAGTGTCCATACACTCAGAACTGATGAGATAAACAGGTTTGCCGGTTCTAGGCAGGACCCTAGCCGAATGGCTGCCAATTATGCAGGCGTCCTAAATGCCTCTGACCAACGGAATGATTTAATTGTGAGAGGTAACTCCCCTTTAGGCGTTCTATGGCGATTAGAGGGCGTTGAAATCCCTAACCCCAATCACTTTACCTTCACTCCCAATTCTGGTGGGGCCTTTAGCTTATTGAATAACAATTTGTTGGCCAGCTCAGATTTTCTGACAGGCGCTTTTCCCGCAGAATATGGCAACCGCATAGGGGCCGTTATGGATGTGAAGATGCGCACAGGCAATAATCAAAAGTTTGAAAACACCCTGCAAATTGGATTGAATGGGTTGGAGATTGTTACCGAGGGCCCTTTGAGTAGACAATGGGGTGGTTCCTTTCTGGGAAGTATGCGGCTTTTCACTTTTCAGCCTTTAGAAAAGCTGGGAATAGATATTGGTTTCAACGGACTACCCAAATACCAGGACGGTTCCTTTAAAATAGAAATGCCTACACCCAAGGCAGGCACGTTTACCTTATGGGGAATTGGGGGAACCAGTAACATAACAGTCATGGACTTTGACCCAGATACAACCACCTGGGGAAAAGTGCGATTTAGAACAGAACCTACCCTTACCAATAGAATGTATGCCTCGGGCTTACGGCATATCTATACCCTCACCCCAAAGACCATTTCAGAGCTCATTTTTTCAAGTTCTGGTAGTCAGGTAGAAGCTACCACCACCGCTACCTTTAGAAACAGAACGACCAGGCTCTCCTATTATCTTCGCAACTATGAGCAACAGTATATTACCCGCTGGAACCTCACGCACAAATTTTCTCAAAAACTGCTTTTCAAGACAGGTGCCTCTTGGCAGAAGATGTACTACAACAATCAGGAGATTGTGTACTATGACTTGCGTGATGCCTATGAGATCCCATTAGATGCCCAAGGATCAGCTGCTATTTGGCAAGGATATATGCAAAGCCGTTACTCCTTCTCCCCTATGTTTGATGTTCAGGTGGGGTTGCACAGTCAGCTTTTCTCAATTGGAGGGAAATGGTCCTTAGAACCTAGAATCTCTGCCAATTACTATATAACTGATGCGCATAGGGTGTATGTAGCAGCTGGATTACATAGCCAGACCCAGCCTTTGGTGTATTATGAATACAAATTTTTTGATCCTTCTGGGGAGCGGTTCAACCAGCCGTATAACAAGTTAGACTTCACCAGAAGCAGTCAGGTGGTGGCAGGGTATAATTATAGCATCAACACTGCTTGGCGTTTTAAGACAGAAGCTTATTACCAAAAACATTATCATGTTCCCATAAGCAAACGCGCCGGTGAAGAAGCCTTCTCCATGGTCAACCAAGGGACGGAGTATAGTTTTGTGACTGTAGACAGTGTGGTAAGCGAAGGCTATGGCAGAAACTATGGCCTAGAACTGACCTTGGAACGATTTTTAAAAAAGGGCTTCTATGCTTTAGGCAACCTTACCTTGATGCAGTCCAGGTTCACGGGTGGGGACGGAAAAGAACGGCCTACCACCTTCAGCGTAGGCTATATTTCTAATGTATTGCTGGGTAAGGAGTTCCAACTGGACCTGGAGAAGCGACATCTCCTATCCTTAGACCTGCGAATAAATTTCTCTGGCGGCCGAAGGTACATCCCTATTGATGAGGAAAGAACCATCAATGAGCCCACTGACAGATTGCATTATGATGTGGCCAATGCGTACCTTCCTCAACTCAAAGACTACTTTAGGGCAGATGTAAGGCTTTCTTATCAATTGAATACTCAAAAGACCACTCATTGGATCTTTGCGGCGGCAGACAATTTCCTCAACACCAGAAATGAGCTTTATTATAGTTGGGATTTGGAGGAGAACAAAGCTAAAATCTATTACCAATTAGGTATCTATCCTTATTTAGGGTACCGAATCCAGTTTTGA